Below is a genomic region from Sinorhizobium meliloti.
GCGTCTTGCTCGGGAAACCGTCGCGGGGGCTGGTGAACTCCTCCATCAGTCCCCCGACGATGCAGCGCGCCTGCGGCAGAACGTCACTTCGCCCGGCGGTACCACGGCGGCTGCGCTGGCGGTATTGATGGCGGATGACGGCATGCAGCCGCTCTTCGACCGGGCCATTGCGGCGGCGCGCAAGCGCGCGGAAGAGCTGGCCGGGTAATTCCTGGCGAGACAGCGTGTCCCGCAATTCACTCTGAAGTTGTCGCAATCGTTCACGCTTTTGGTCGTATGTCGAATCGGCCCATCGACGTGATCCGGGGAACATTCATGACCGAAATCATTTCCTATGCCGATTTCGAGCGCGTCGACATTCGTGTCGGTACAATCGTAGAGGCGGAGCCCTTTCCCGAGGCACGCAAGCCGGCAATCAAGCTCAAGATCGATTTCGGCCCTGACATCGGCATCAAGAAATCCTCCGCGCAAATCACGGTGCACTACAGGCCCGAGGAACTCGTCGGCAGGCAGGTTCTGGGTGTCGTCAATTTTCCGCCGCGCCAGATCGGCCCCGTTCGTTCCGAGGTGCTCACGCTCGGCTTCGAAGACGAGGCCGGCGCGATCGTGCTCGCATCCACCGACAAGCCGGTGCCGAACGGCAAGAAGTTGATGTGATCTTCCCCGTATTTACGTCGGCACACGCACCGTCGCTCGCAGGCCGCCGAGGGGGCTGTCTGCGAGCGTGACATTGCCGCCATGGCTGCGGGCGATGTCGCGGGCAACGGCGAGGCCGAGGCCGGTGCCGGAACTGTCGAGATTGCGGGCCTCATCCAGGCGGAAGAACGGTTTGAACACGTCTTCGCGTGACCGTTCGGGAATGCCCGGTCCGTCGTCATCGACGGTGATGGTCAACCATTTCGCGCTCTGGCGCGCCTCGATGTGCACGGTGTTCGCATAGCGATAGGCGTTGGACGCGAGGTTGGAGACGAGCCGCGTGAAGGCGTTCGGCCTCACGTGAATTTCGTTCTCGCCCTGGATCGCGGTTGTCAGCGTCTTGCCATACAGCTCCGCCTCCGCCGCAAGCCTGGCCATCAGATCGCTGAGTTTCAGCCGGCCGACATCCTCTTCCGCGTCTCCTCGGGCGAAGGCGAGATAGCCTTCCAGCATGTTCTGCATATCCTCAACGTCCTGGTTGAGGCTTTCGAGGTCCGGATTGTTGCCCACAAGTGCCAGCTGCAGCTTGAACCGGGTCAGGATCGTCCTCAAGTCGTGGCTGACGCCGGTCAGCATCGCGGTGCGCTGTTCGATCTGGCGCTCGATCCGCTCGCGCATCAGGATGAAGGCGAGACCGGCCCGCCGGATTTCATTGGCACCCCGCGGTGCGAAATCGTCGATCTTCTGTCCCTTGCCGAAGCTCTCCGCTGCGCTTGCCAGCGCCAGGATCGGCCTGATCTGCCCGCGCAGGAAGAGAATCGCGATCGTCAGCAAGACGAGCGATGCGCCGACCATCCAGACGAGAAAGATGTGTGTGTTCGATGCATAGGCCTGATTGCGGCGGGCATAGACCCTGAGAATGCGGTCGTCTTCAAGCTTGATGCGGATTTCCACGATCTTCGAATTGCCGACGGTATCGATCCAGAAGGGACGCCGGATCTGGTCCGAAATCTCCTCGCTGAGGATCTGGTCGAGGATTTCGAAGAAGGGCTTGGGACGCGGCGGCGGCAGCTCTCCGCCCGGCTCGACGGTTATGTTGAGGTCGAGCTGATCGCGGGCGATGCGGACGATCTGGTCGATATCGCCCTCGCGCGGGAAGGTCGTGATCAGGTCGACGATGGCGGCGATGTCGTTGGTCACCGCCGAGGAGAGGCGCTGGGTGACGAGTTGCCAGTGCCGCTCCATGAACACGAAGGCGACCACGGACTGTAGCAGCACCATCGGGATGACGACGATCAGAATCGAGCGCGCGTAAAGACCCATCGGCAGCCGGCGCCGCAGCCAGCGGACCACGCGCTTCCAGCCGCCGTCCGCGGGTGTCGTTCCTTCGCGCTTCAAACCGTCAAAGCTTGCCATGGCCCTTGATCCGGCCCTCGTTTCTGGCCCATCGTCAGTCAACGCTCAGCCGGTAACCGATGCCGCGAACGGTCTGCAGCCATACGGGGTTGGAAGGATCGTCCTCGATTTTACGCCTTAGCCGGTTTATCTGCACGTCGATCGTGCGCTCGCCGACCTCGGCGTCGTCGCCGATCAGCTCGTGGCGCGGAATGGTTTCGCCGGCGCGCTGCGAAAACAGCGTCATGATCTCCTGCTCACGGTCGGTGAGGCGAATATGGTCGGCCCCGCGGCGCAGTTCCTTGCGCACTACCGAGAAGGTGTAGGGCCCGAAAATAACCTGATCGACCTTGTGTGTCTGTGTCGGCTGGTTGCGGCGCAGGATGTTGTTGATGCGGAGCACGAGTTCGCGCGGCTCGAAAGGCTTCGGCAGGTAGTCGTCGGCGCCCGCCTCCAGCCCTTCGATGCGCGAATTCGCCTCCGCCAGGGCCGTCAGCATGATGATCGGCACGGACTTGATCTGCCTGAGACTTTGCGTCAGAGCGATGCCGCTTTCCCCCGGCATCATCACGTCGACGACCAGAAGATCGAAATCGATGCCTATCAGCTTTCGCCGGGCCTCGTCGGCATCGGCTGCCGTCGTTACGCGAAATCCCTGTTCGACCAGATAGCGGTTGAGCAGGTCGCGGATGCGCCGGTCATCGTCGACGACCAGAAGATGCGCCGCATCGTCGGAGACTGTCGCCTTTGCTATCATCATTCGGTACCCTCATTGCCGGTCAAGCCGGAAAGGCTGCGCCAAAAATGCCGGAGACCGTGCAGCACATGCGCCGCGGTCACCCATTCTCATTCAAGGGGCTACCCGTTTTGCCACGAACGACGAGCCGACGTCCAATCAGACGCGCACAGGTCGCGTAACATTTTGAATCGTTGTGTGACTCTCGGGCGCCTTCCCTGCAGTGCCGCACGTCCGGCGGACGCGCAATGGCCGCTGTAGCACTTAAGCCGCTGCATGTTTTTCTCCTTCAATGGGCGAGGATCAAACGAAACATGCAGTGGATCAGCCCGCAACGTCATTCATCATATTGGCGAGAAACCGCTTCACGGTTTCCCGCGCACCCGGTCCGGCCTTTGCCAATGCATCGGCTATGCGGCGGGACTGTGGCTCGGCAAGCGCCCGCGCCAGGGCCTGGCCGTCCGGTGTCGTGTAGAGCATGCGCTGCCGCCGGTCTTCGGGACCGGTCACCTGCCGGATATAGCCGGAATCGATCAACTGCTTGAGGACGCGGGCAAGGCTCTGCTTGGTGATCTTCAGCGTTTCAAGAAGATCCGCGACCGTCATGCCGGGTTCGCGGTTGACGAAATGCACGACGCGATGATGCGCGCGGCCGAATCCGCTCTTCTCGAGAATGGCGTCCGGGTCGCCGGTGAAGTCGCGATAGGCAAAGAAAAGCAGCTCGATGATCTCGAAATCTATCGTGTCCACATCTTCGCCAGCGCTGTCGCTTATGCTCTTGTCCCTGATCTGGCCGACCACGCGGTCATATCCTTTCAATCGAAATGCCGTTCGAAACATACCGCAATATATGTCAGTTTGGTTGACATATTTCCATCGAGTCGCAGGCATCCAGATCGAAGACGTGCAAATTTACGCATATCGCGCCTCGGCGATACGCAGAAAAGGCGGCCGCAGCCGCCTTTTGCCTTGCGATGGATGTCGCCTGAAGGCTCACGCCTGCTTGCCGACGAACTGCCCGACAATGCCGTTGAGAACGCCGCCGCCGATGAGGGCGCCGATGGCCTGCATGGCCAGACCGGTCGCGGCGGCCTCTCCGCCAAGCATCTGGATCAGGAACCCGCCGCCGAGGCCGCCGATGGCTCCGACGATCGTGCGTGCCACGACTCCGAATGCCTGCTGCTTCAGCATGGCGCTGGCCGCGTTTCCGCCAGCTGCCCCCGCAATCAACTGGGTAATGATAGGCACTAATGCTTCCATCGATCCCTCCGTCCTGCGACCCCTCATCCAGAGCCGCGACATACCGGACAACCCGGCACGGGAAGGTTGAAGCCGAAGGGGAGATTTGTCAATTTTGCCACCACTGGTGTCGGCCACAGGTGACGATCCGGAAGCGGGGCTGGGGGATAGTCGTTTGAGTTGTTTCGGGAATTCGTTTCGGGGCGCGCGAGAGGGCACGAGGAGCCGCAAAGCCACACCACTCGTGCCCTCTACTCTCGACGCGTTTTGGACGGGTGATTCGCCGTGACGCAGCGTTTTGCAATTGACGCTGCGCCACCATGCCTTTTCCCTTTTCGCCTGACGCTCAGCGATAGACGTAGACGACCCTTCTTGTGCCCGGATCGACAAGGACGGGCTGCCCATTGATGGTCACGTACTGATACTCGTAATCAGGAATGGGCTGGACGGCCACCGTGTTCGGCAGCGTGGCACCGACCACGGCTTCGCCCTCTACATAGACGGTGTCGACCGGATTCTCGGTGATATAGGTGCGCACCGTGGGAGGCGGAGTCACCGCTTCGACCTCCTCGACCGGACCCACCAGTTCGAGCGGTTCGGACGGCGCCACCACGGTCTCGCCCTCATAGGCGACCGTAGGGACCGAGAGTTCCGTGCGGCGCTCCTGGATAATGGCGGTCGTGCCGCCCATGTCCGTCGCCAGGTAACGGGCGTAAGCCCAGCCGCGCAGGCCGTTGACGTCTATGCGGCACCAGTTGCTTCCCTCCATGCAGCCATCGAGCACGGCAGCGCTGCCGCGTGTGGCGACGCCGACCGCAGGGTATTGGGGGCCCGGTCCGGCACGCACATTAAGGTCCGTCAGCGTCGTTGCGCTCATTTCGGCATAGGCTGCGGGAATGGCGGCGAGCATCGCACCGGCTGCCAAAGCCGCTCTGAGCGAGGCCGCTTTGAACAGAGTCGGAGAGAGAGTCTTCATCATCTTGCTCCTCTTTCATTTGCAGGCCAGAACGCGCCGCGCCTCAGGGATGTTCCCCCCGTGACATCACGAAATGTGAGGATGAAACATATTGCCGTCGTCAAGCGTTGCCCGGGCTGACGGAAGCTGACGAAGTCTTCCCTATATTGTTCGCCGGCAATGCGCGGCCGATTTATCGATTTCTGCCCGACACAGGCTGGCTCCAGCCGGGAGTGACGAGATGCAAGGTGAGTTATCGGACGATGCCAAGCTTGCTGCCAAGCGGTTGCGTCCGCTGGTGGTGGTCGTCGTGACAGCGAAGCTCGTGGTTTCGGTGCTGCTGCTCGCGACGGTGCAATATTCGCCGCCGGCTTCGGAAATCGTGGCACTGCGCTGATTTGCGCTGTCATACCGCTCGCTTATCGCTATAGCTGGGAAAACGGCCTGGATCGGGAAGGGCTTCTCACTTCCAGGCCACCTCACGAGCAAGAGCGAGGCATGGTCCGATGTTACAGGCAGGCATTATCCCGGTAACGCATTTCGAGCAGAACTGTACGGTCCTGTTCGATAGCGAGACCAAGGAAGGCGTGGTCGTCGATCCCGGCGGCGACGTCGACATCATCCTGCAGACGATCCGCGAAAACGGCATCGCGTTGAAGGCTATCTGGCTCACACACGGCCATATCGATCACGCCGGCGGCGCCAAGGAATTGAAAGAAGCACTGGGGCTCGACATTGTCGGACCCCACAAGGACGACCTGCCGCTGCTCGAACGGCTGGAGGATCAGGCGGAGCGCTTCGGCCTCGCGATGAAGGTTCAGAACGTCGTGCCGGACCGCTGGCTTGAAGAGGGCGATACCGTCTCCTTCGGCGACCACGTTTTCGAGGTCTTGCATTGCCCCGGCCATGCGCCCGGTCATGTGGTCTATTTCAACCGGGCACAAAATTTCGCCCATGTCGGCGACGTGCTTTTTCACGGCTCAATCGGCCGTACCGACCTGCCGGGCGGCAATCATCAGCAGCTTCTGGATTCGATCCGGGACAAGATACTGCCACTCGGGGACAATGTGGGCTTCATCTGCGGCCACGGCCCGGGCGGGCAGATCGGCGAAGAGCGGCGCACCAATCCGTTTCTGCGCGGTCTTTGACCGGTGCGAAAATGAAAAGGGCGCATGACTTCTCCAGTCATGCGCCCTTTCGGTTCGTACGCGGCGGCTTTCAGCCGGCGTTGCAGAAATGGCTGCGGCCGTCATAGCCGACGAAGGTTCCGCTGTCCGGATTGAACGAGCGATAGCGCTGCGAACAATAGCGATACCAAGCCGGTGTCCAGGGCTCGAGGCCGTAGGTCTCGACCGCCACCGGACGATAGACGGGCCGATAAACCGGGCGCGGACGATAGACGGGGCGGGGCTCGTAATAGTCGGGCTCCGGATCGATATAGACCCGCTCGCCGTAATAGCGCGGCGGCGGCGGCGAGGCGATCGCGCTACCGATGAGCGCGCCCGCGGCCAAGCCAACTGCGCCCGCTACCCATGCATCGTCGTTATTGCGATGGCGGTGCCCTGCCTGGGCGGTGCCGAAGGTCGGGATAACGATGGCGGCCGCGGCGACCGACAGGACGGCTGCTTTGATGAATTTGTTCATGGGCTTCAATCCTATGCATGCGACCGGATGGTTTCCGGATTTCATGATGAACAAAGTCTATATAAGCCAAACTGAACGGAGCCTGAACGAAAAAACCCGGCAAAACTGCCGGGCTCGAACTTAACTTTCAGCAGAGAACAGCGTTAGCCGACGATCTGCAGGTTGACCGCCTTCGGTCCCTTGCCGCGGCGATCCGGCTCGGTGTCGAAGGACACCTTCTGGTTTTCCGTGAGACCGCTCAGGCCCGAGGCCTGCACGGCAGAAATATGAACGAAGATGTCCGCGCCACCGTTTTCAGGCTTGATGAAGCCAAAGCCCTTGTCTGTGTTGAAGAATTTTACAGTGCCAGTCTCGGCCATGCGTCAGGTCCTTTTCTCTCCACCCGCGTTGCGGGCAGCATTGCAGTTTTGCCCGATATGGGCGTGGGGGCAGTTCTCGACAATTGAGGAAAGGGTCCTGGTTATCGCGACCAGCCGCAGGAAGGAATAACAGCCTCCCCCCGTTGGCCGCCCGGAGTGGGTTGCGTCTCCGGCCCGCTTTTATTCAAGATCTTCCCGTGTTCGCAGATTGCCCGAACACAGTAAGAGTGATGGGTTTATTTTGAATTGGCAAGCAAAACTTTTCTGACGAGGTATTGCGTCTTCTCATTGCTCAAAAAGAGGTCAGTTGGTCGTTTTGACTCGCGTATTCAAAAAGCATTGCAAGCTGTTGAATTCAAAGCTTTTCGACCAAAGATTGGGGCGCGGCAGGATCATTTGCGCCAAATTCCGTCGCTCATGGGTATGCCGCAACTTTGTGCAGCCTGGTTTCCCGGTCCAAGCGCCTGATATCGCTTGTCGTTCACGCAGCGCACTGGTCCGAGGGACCATTGCCTTCATGCCTACAGAAAAACTGCAGGATATATTGCCGGCTCAAGCGAAATTCGCCGTTCCAAGCAAAATTGAGGGGTTTCGGAGAGTATTAGTAGTATTAACCCGGGCGCCAAGCGCGCGGAGAAATTGCACGGAACGGCTAGCAGAAGCCGCTGTTCAGACAGCAGCTTGCGCGGCTTCGCGACGTTTCTTCGTCAGTTCCGGCACGAGCTCGACCGCAAGCATCGCCAGGAAGATGACGGCGCAGCCGACGTAGCCGACCGGAGTGATGGTCTCGCCGAGCAGCAGCACCCCGAACAGGGCGGCGAAGAGCGCTTCGCTCGAGAGGAAGATGGCAGCCTGCGGCGCCGTCGTATAGCGTTGGCCTACGACCTGGCAGATGAAAGCGATGCCGCTTGAAAAAATGCCGGCGTAGAGGATCTGCGGGAGGGCGCCGTTGATCGCATCGAGGCTCAGCGGCTCGAACAGGCCGGCCAGTACGCATCCGGCAACGGCGCAGACGGCGAACTGCGTCATCGACAGGAGCATCGGCCGGCCCGTGGCCGGAGCGAACAAGCCGACCAACATCAGCTGAACCGCCCAGAACAGGGCGCAGACGATCGTCAGCATGTCTCCGCCGGTCAGCGCCGAGAGCGCGCCGCCGCTCAGGAGAAAGATGCCGAAAGCCGCGAGCAGGGCGGCCGGCCAGATGACCCAGTGCGGCCGGCGGCGCAGGAACACGACAGTCAGTACCGGCACGAATACCACGTAGAGCCCGGTCAGGAAGCCGGAATTGGTGACGGTGGTGGTGAGCAGGCCGTATTGTTGCGTGACGGCTCCGCCGAAAAGCGCCAGTCCGACGAAGACGAAGTTGCGCATGGCGTTTCGCGGCAAGGGCGTAGCGGCCTGCTTCTTTTCAAGGAGCGCCAAGGGCAGTGCCACGAGTGTCGCGATCGCAAAGCGCAGGCCGATGAACCAGAGCGGTCCGATCGCGTCCATCGCCGTCGACTGCGCTACGAAGCCCGCACCCCAGATTGCACCGGAGAACAAGAGGAAGAGATTGGCTTGAATGCGAGTCACCGCTTGGCTCCGGGGTCGTGGTCCTGCTCACGGGAGGCGCGCGATCTTCGCGCCATATTCCGCGACTTTCGAGAATCACCCCGAAGCCATGTTGCTCAGGTGATTGCGACCTCGCTCTATCAGTTGCGATTTTTGCGGGCAAGCCGCTCCGTGTTGCCGTCAGGCCCGACAGCCGTTCCCCAGCGGGCTCATTGCGTCGGAGCTTTGGAGACCCTGAGCACTGCGCCGTCCTCCTCGTCGGTGACCATGATCAGAGCCCCGTCGGAAGCGACGATGACGTCGCGGATGCGGCCGAATTCTCCGTCGAACAACCGTTCCTCGTTGGTGACGGCGCCGGTCTCGTCGCGGTCCAGGCGGGCAAGCAACTGGTACTTCAGTGCAGCGATCAAAAGGTCGCCGTTCCACTCCGGAAACATGCTGCCGCGGTACACGGCGATCGCGCCGGGCGCAATCGATGGGTCCCAATAGAAGAGCGGCTGCTCAAGACCTTCCTTCGCGGTGCCTTCGCCGATCTCGACTCCGGAGTAATCCTTGCCGAAGGTGATCACCGGCCAGCCGTAATTTTTGCCCGGCTGCGGATTGTTCACCTCGTCGCCGCCGCGCGCGCCGTGCTCGACGGTCAAGAGCTTGCCGCCTTCGGGGTCGAAGGTGATTCCTTGGGGGTTGCGGTGCCCTATGGACCAGATTTCCGCCAGCCCGCCGGTGCCGCCGCGATAGGGATTGGAGGCGGGAATGCTGCCGTCGGCGTTGATGTGGAGGATCGAGCCGGCGTGGTCGCGGGAGTCCTGGGCGCGTTCGCCTTCGCCGCGATCGCCGATGCCGAAGAACAGGCTGCCGTCCTTGTCGATGGCGATGCGCGACCCGAAGTGCTGCCCCTTCCGGGTGAACTTGTTCATCCGGAAGATCTCCTTCACTTCCGTCAGGCTCTGCTCGTCCTGCGAAAGAGCCGCCCGCACGAGGACGGTGCCGTAGCCGCCATCACCGCGGACGGAGAGAGTGAGATAGAGTGTCCTGTTCGTTGCGAATTGCCGATCGAGGGCGACGTCCAGAAGGCCGCCCTGGCCGTGTGCGGCCGCTGTGGGCACCCCCTTGATCGCAGCCGACAGCTTGCCGTCGCGCAGGATGCGCAGCCGGCCCGGTCGTTCGGTGACGATCAGCGCCCCGTCGGGCATGGCTTCGACCGCCCAGGGATGCTCCAGTCCGGAGGCAAGCGTCTCGACGAGGACGGTTCCTGTCTGCGTGGGAAATTCCCGCGTCTCCTGCGCGGCGGCAGGGGACGAGGCGAAGGCGAGAAAGAGCGAGACTGCAGCCGCCATCGGGAATGGAAATACTGTTGCTATGTCCCTTGAGCCGCCAGCATTCCAGCGCGTGTGCCGCATCGCATTCCTCCGGTCCGTCCGTCTGCGAAAATGCATCGTGCCGTCTCGGAGGTCCGAACGCGCGAGCAACGCACAAACTGGAGCGGCACGCACCGGCCTTCAAGTCAAATCGGATCAAAACGGCTTTATCGCACCGACCCTGTGGTGAGCGGTCCCGGCGCTTCTCGGATCGCCTCGAGGCGCGTCGGCTGGGGTTCGCGTTCCGTCGCGGGAGGATGTCGTGCTTCGTTTCTCTGGAGCAGGTACTGCGCGACCTCGTCCTTGGCCTTCATGTAGAAGCCTTTACCGACGAGCATCAGGCCGGCAAGGGCGAAAAGGGCGACAATCGCCACGACGACCGTCTGGATCGCCGACAGTCGTGCGAAGAGGTCGGCGCTCGGCTGCGACCCGTTATCGTTGTCAGCCATGGCGCCCGGCCTCGGACTGGACGTGAGCCGTCGCGGGCTGCTGCCCGATGTCGGCTTGCGTAGTCACCTGCGTCATCAATCCGAGGACCATCACGATGCAGGCCGCAAGTGCGGCGAGCGCGATATAGAACCCCCAGCGTGCCTCGTTGCGGCGGGTGCGCGAGGCGGCGACTTCATCATCGAGAAACATAGCATACCCCCAAGATGCCGATGCATCCGCATCGCGAATTGGCGCTTGGAAATCGGCTCTTGCGGGACGGAATTGCGGCGCGCTGAGACAGTTGTTGTGGCGAAAAAAAGGCACGCTCGGCCGCGAAAAAAGCGCCGGAGTGTCCGGGCGGAGGCGCGTCGACCGGTGTGCGTCGGCAGCCGCTCGGCCGCATGAGGTCATCCGGTTTCGATCGATCGCTTTGATCGCACCTATGAAACTTTGTCATGGTGACGCATTTTGCGCTGCCTTGCCGCCGTTTTTCGCCTGAAGCGCTTGCAAGACCGGGCGTCTTTCGACATAGACCTAACCGCTATGGAACCCTGGTTTTCCGTTCCCTAGCGTCTCACGCCGTCTCGAAACGATCAGGAAACACACCATGGCCTTCCTTGCCGATGCCCTTTCCCGTGTAAAGCCTTCCGCCACCATCGCTGTTTCGCAGAAAGCCCGCGAGTTGAAAGCGAAAGGCCGCGATGTCATCGGCCTCGGCGCAGGGGAGCCGGACTTCGACACGCCTGACAACATCAAGAAGGCCGCGATCGACGCGATCGATCGCGGCGAGACGAAGTACACGCCGGTCTCCGGCATTCCGGAACTGCGCGAAGCCATCGCGAAGAAATTCAAGCGCGAGAACAATCTCGACTACACCGCGGCGCAGACGATCGTCGGCACCGGCGGAAAGCAGATTCTCTTCAACGCCTTCATGGCGACGCTCAACCCGGGCGACGAAGTGGTGATTCCGGCACCGTACTGGGTCTCCTATCCGGAAATGGTGGCGCTGTGCGGCGGCACACCCGTCTTCGTCCCGACCAGGCAGGAAAACAATTTCAAGCTCAAGGCCGAGGATCTCGACCGCGCGATCACGCCGAAGACCAAGTGGTTCGTCTTCAACTCGCCGTCCAACCCCTCGGGTGCGGCCTATTCGCATGAGGAGCTCAAGGCGCTCACGGACGTTCTCATGAAGCATCCGCATGTCTGGGTCCTGACGGACGACATGTACGAGCACCTGACCTATGGCGACTTCAGGTTCGCGACCCCGGTCGAAGTGGAGCCCGGCCTCTACGAGCGCACGCTGACGATGAACGGCGTCTCCAAGGCCTATGCGATGACCGGCTGGCGCATCGGCTACGCGGCCGGGCCGCTTCATCTCATCAAGGCGATGGACATGATCCAGGGCCAGCAGACTTCGGGCGCCGCCTCGATCGCGCAGTGGGCGGCCGTCGAGGCGCTCAACGGTCCGCAGGACTTCATCGGGCGCAACAAGGAGATCTTCCAGGGCCGCCGCGATCTCGTCGTCTCGATGCTGAACCAGGCCAAGGGCATTTCCTGCCCGACGCCGGAGGGCGCCTTCTACGTCTATCCGTCCTGCGCCGGCCTGATCGGCAAGACCGCGCCTTCGGGCAAGGTGATCGAAACGGATGAGGATTTCGTCTCCGAGCTTTTGGAGACCGAAGGCGTGGCTGTGGTCCACGGCTCGGCCTTCGGCCTCGGCCCGAACTTCCGCATCTCCTACGCGACTTCCGAGGCGCTGCTGGAGGAGGCTTGCCGCCGCATCCAGCGCTTCTGCGCCGCCTGCAGATAATTCTCCTGCAGACCGACATGAAGAAGCCCGCCGTCACCGGCGGGCTTCTTCATGTTCAGAGCTTGATTCAGCGATCTGCCAGTCCGATTCAAGCAGCAGTCCTACCCCATTGAAACAGAATCATTTTCGCTTCCGGATCACTTCGACGACGGCGGAGATGTCGTCGCCGTGGCCGCCACTGTCGACGCGGTCGCCCGCCAGCCGCAACATGGGTCGCATGAAATCGGGGGCGACGCCCTGTTCTTCGCTTGCCCTAACGATGTTCTCGAGCGCGATCTTCTGCATGGCGATGTTGGAGACGACATCGCGGCCGTGCATGCCGCTGTCGATCTTGCCGGCGAGGTCGGGCAGGGTACCGCTCATCGCCTCGATCCAGGGCAGGAGCAGCGGCAGGAAGTCGACGGCCTTGCCTCCGGCGCTGGTCACCAGCGCGCTCGCATGCAGGAAGCCCGAGAAGAGCCCGTACATGCCTGATAGCAGCGCTATGTCGTAGAGCGAAGCCAAACCCTCGTCCTCACCGAGGTGACGGCTTTCGGCAAGGGCTTCGAGGGCTAAACTGTGCCTATCGAATAGCGCACGCGAGCCGCTGTAAAGGATCAGGGCGCCGGCCCCGCCGATCATCGGCGGGATCGCCATGATCCCCCCGTCGAGATAGATCGCTCCCCTTGCCGCCAGCCACGTGCCGAGTTCCCTGGCGTCACCCGGCGTGCCGTTCGTCAGGTTGAGGAGGTCACGGCCGGCAAGCGCCTCCTGCGCCTGTTCCAGGACCGCACGTGCGGCGGGGTAATCGACGAGGCAGAGGATGGTGAGCTCGCTCGCCGCAATTGCTTCGGCCGGGCTTTCCGCGATCTTCGCACCGGCGCCGGCAAGCGGCTCGGCGCGCGATCGCGTCCGGTTCCAGACTGTGACGGTATGGCCGTTCTTGAGAAGCGTTCGTGCAAGTGCCGTACCCATGGCGCCCAAGCCGAGAATTGAAATGCTGCTCATTGATTGTACCTTTCTCGAAATCATTCAGGCGCCGGTCGAGAGCTTCTGGCCGAGACCGCCGTCCACGGCGAGTTTCGCCCCGGTCGTGAAGGTCGCCTCGAAGGCGAGGAAGAGCACGGCGCGCGCCACTTCATCCGCGGTGCCGTTGCGCTTCATCGGCGTGATGTTGTCGCCGAGCGTCTTGAACTCGGCGCGCTCGGCTTCGGTGATGCCGGCGACGCCCTTGGTCGGCGTATCGATGAAGCCGGGGCTGACGCTGTTGACCCGGATACCGCGCGGCAGAAGCTCGGCGGCGAGCACGGATGCGAAGGAGACGAGTGCCGCCTTGCTTGCGCTGTAGACGCTCATGCCCGGATGGCCGCCCTCGTCGGCGACGGAGGAGGTGAAGACGATCGATCCGCCTTCG
It encodes:
- a CDS encoding NAD(P)-dependent oxidoreductase; translated protein: MSSISILGLGAMGTALARTLLKNGHTVTVWNRTRSRAEPLAGAGAKIAESPAEAIAASELTILCLVDYPAARAVLEQAQEALAGRDLLNLTNGTPGDARELGTWLAARGAIYLDGGIMAIPPMIGGAGALILYSGSRALFDRHSLALEALAESRHLGEDEGLASLYDIALLSGMYGLFSGFLHASALVTSAGGKAVDFLPLLLPWIEAMSGTLPDLAGKIDSGMHGRDVVSNIAMQKIALENIVRASEEQGVAPDFMRPMLRLAGDRVDSGGHGDDISAVVEVIRKRK
- a CDS encoding SDR family oxidoreductase, producing MGNYQGKKAIVIGGTHGMGLATVRRLVEGGAEVLLTGRNESNIARIREEFGPRVHALRSDIADLNEIAVLGAAAGQTLGAIDLLHINAGVSELEPFDQVSEASYDRQFAVNTKGAFFTVQRLTPLIREGGSIVFTSSVADEGGHPGMSVYSASKAALVSFASVLAAELLPRGIRVNSVSPGFIDTPTKGVAGITEAERAEFKTLGDNITPMKRNGTADEVARAVLFLAFEATFTTGAKLAVDGGLGQKLSTGA
- a CDS encoding PQQ-dependent sugar dehydrogenase, translated to MRHTRWNAGGSRDIATVFPFPMAAAVSLFLAFASSPAAAQETREFPTQTGTVLVETLASGLEHPWAVEAMPDGALIVTERPGRLRILRDGKLSAAIKGVPTAAAHGQGGLLDVALDRQFATNRTLYLTLSVRGDGGYGTVLVRAALSQDEQSLTEVKEIFRMNKFTRKGQHFGSRIAIDKDGSLFFGIGDRGEGERAQDSRDHAGSILHINADGSIPASNPYRGGTGGLAEIWSIGHRNPQGITFDPEGGKLLTVEHGARGGDEVNNPQPGKNYGWPVITFGKDYSGVEIGEGTAKEGLEQPLFYWDPSIAPGAIAVYRGSMFPEWNGDLLIAALKYQLLARLDRDETGAVTNEERLFDGEFGRIRDVIVASDGALIMVTDEEDGAVLRVSKAPTQ
- a CDS encoding pyridoxal phosphate-dependent aminotransferase, which codes for MAFLADALSRVKPSATIAVSQKARELKAKGRDVIGLGAGEPDFDTPDNIKKAAIDAIDRGETKYTPVSGIPELREAIAKKFKRENNLDYTAAQTIVGTGGKQILFNAFMATLNPGDEVVIPAPYWVSYPEMVALCGGTPVFVPTRQENNFKLKAEDLDRAITPKTKWFVFNSPSNPSGAAYSHEELKALTDVLMKHPHVWVLTDDMYEHLTYGDFRFATPVEVEPGLYERTLTMNGVSKAYAMTGWRIGYAAGPLHLIKAMDMIQGQQTSGAASIAQWAAVEALNGPQDFIGRNKEIFQGRRDLVVSMLNQAKGISCPTPEGAFYVYPSCAGLIGKTAPSGKVIETDEDFVSELLETEGVAVVHGSAFGLGPNFRISYATSEALLEEACRRIQRFCAACR